The Triticum aestivum cultivar Chinese Spring chromosome 5A, IWGSC CS RefSeq v2.1, whole genome shotgun sequence genomic sequence CCAGTGAGTGTCGAAACGGTCATTATTTTTCTCTTCCTCGTACCCAAGGATATTGATGTCACCTCCAATAAGCATTGTGTGCGGGTTATCCTTAGCCAGGTTTACCAATTCCCGAAGGAAAATAGATTTATTAtcatcttgggcagccccatagACCGCAACTAGACTCCATGTAAAATTATCAGCTCTGTTTCGAAGATGGAATTTGATGTGAAATTCGCCAACCGGAAAACCTAACAAGTCCATGGTTGTGGTATGTATCCCAAGTAAGATTCCTCAGGACCGTCCACATTGTGAATGAACAATTGCAAGAATGAACTGTCTTCTTGATTCTTTGATGATTACAACTTATATATCTCCCGAAGAGACACATCCAATAGACATGACGATTCAGAGAGTCGGGAGAGAAGAGACACATCGGTTAGCAGTCTCTAATACAACGTGGAGATTATCCACATAATTAATTACAATAATTAATTCCTAACACTCCCCTTAATCTCCACTTCATCTAAGTAGAATCATCATCTTGAAAAATGCTCCTctaaaaaccctgtgggaaaaatatgaggagatatACATAATATGCCATGAAAAACTCCTTACAAAAACCCCATGGGAAAATAAGGAGAAACCGACATATCTTAATGCTTGTATTActattgcctcattaaaaacctttcaTGAGAAACCATTCAGGAAAAACTCATAAAGGAAAAGAGTGCAATACAAAAGATCCAAAAATCTCGAACAGGTTAGCGTTCAGGAGTGCACTCCCCCTGAACCTTGCAAATAACAAAGTCATCTCATACCAATTCCATTAACATATTTCTGGAATGGAGAACTTGGTAAAGACTTTGTGAACATATCACAAAGATCACATATGACTTTGCTTGCAAAATATTTATCTTCCCACTTTTCAACTCACGAGGAAGAAAATACTTTCAGAGTAATATACTTTGCAATATTGCTCTTTATAACCTGTCTGCATCTATGTAATACAAACAACATTATCTTCATGGGTAATGGTGGGTGAGTCCTATCAATCAAACCCACCCGAACTTTCAACAAATTTCATCATTCTGTGAAGCCAAACAGATTCAGATGTTGCTTTATACATTCAGAATGATTAGTGGAAGCAGAAACTAAAGTTTTTCTTCTCGACTTCCAAGAGAAGGTCGTACCTCCATTCGAGAAGACAAAAACCAGTCTGTGATCTAGGATTATGGGGATATGATATATGCCCAGCATCACGATATCCTACCATGGTCATATCTTGAGTTTTCTCATAAAACAAACCAAGATTTTAGAGTCTAGAAGATATCCAAAAATATTCTTCACACCAACCCAATGCCTTTTAATCAGTGATGCATTGTATCTAGCCAATAAATTCATTGCTAATGACATGCCAGGCCTGGTGCAGTTTGCTAGATACACCAGTGCTCTCATTGCACCGTGATATGGAAACTCACGTCCGAATATCGCTTCATCACGGTCGTTAGGACTTAATGGGTCCTTATCTCTAGTAATTCAGAGATCTCAAAACCATAGTTCTTTGATGGATATGACTTATCTATGTTGAACTTTCAACAATCTTTGGATAAATGTGGACTGATGAACAAGTATTCCCGAAGAAATACGCTCAAGTTCCAAACTCAAGCAATGTTTGGTCTCAACCAAATCTTGCATCTTACACTCTGTCTTAAGATGATAGGATTGTATCATGTATCTCTTGTGTAGCTCCAATGATACTCGGATCATGAACATACACAAAAATTCTACAAATTCCCTCTTTGGATTTCTTGATGAACATACATGAATAATCATCAATGTTTGAGTAACCTTCTAATAAAGGAACTCACTCAGTCGATTCTACCACATCATTGCCGACTACTTCAAGTCATAATGACTTCTAAAGCTTTACACAACACATGTTGCGATTAAATTCAGAATTTTCATTCCTTCAGAATTATCATAGAGATATCTGAATCAAATGAATCATACAATTATTCAGTCACAACATCCATCAGTTGGATATACAAATTCATTATTCATTGCCAGTGATATGAAATATCGGAACGTTAATCCACTCATAACAGGAGAACATGTTTCATCTTTAACGATGAAGGGTCTTTGCGTGAACCCATGTGCTACAAGCCTCGCTTCAtgtctcaccacctcattgttttCATTCCTCTCATGAACAAAAACACATTATGATCCCCCAGGGAACACATTCAGATAACGTGTGAAGGAACAATTGCAAGAATGAATTGTCTTCTTGATTCTTTGATGATTACAACTTATATATCTCCCGAAGAGACACATCCAACAGACATGACGATTCAGAGAGTCGGGAGAGAAGAGACACATCGGTTAGCAGTCCCTAATACAACGTGGAGATTATCCACATAATTAATTACAATAATTAATTCCTAACACACATGGAGGTAAATAGTGCCATGTGTAGTCAAAACCACCAGACAATGGTCAAAGACATGTGCACGGAAGTCACATTTATCTGCCTCGGAAATTTCCACGAAATTCAACCCATGCTCACGCACACAATCACTGTCGTGTATATGTTTAGCCAAGTGAATGATCCTTCCACGCCGCAACTGGTAGCCACTACTGTTGCTTCACTATGAATCACACTTGTCAAAAACTAATATTATAGAACAATTTTTACTCCAAAAGACATGCCTCATCCTAGTGGCAAAGATAGCACTTGTAATGTTTTCTCAGAAAAAATGACAAGATATTTGGATTTTAAATGATGGCTAAATATTGTAGAACATCTGTGATGAACAAAATCTCATACCTTATTGCTTCCCTTAAATTCTTCTTCTTACATGTCAAAAATAATGCTGTACATAATTTCGCCACTGCAGGTGGGTGAGGTTCACCAAGTTCCTGACGGGCGCATCGATCGTGGGTAGCATCGCGCCTATCCCATCAATCCTGAAGCACGCCGCGGTCATCGGGTAGGGCTTGCTGACGATGGAGCTGTCCTCCTTCGCCGTCTTTGGGCTGGCCATTGTGTGGTTCCTTCAGATGAACTCTGAGGACGAGGAGTACATCTCCTTCTGATGTGGTTCCTCGCTAGAGATAGGGATCATCAAATTGTGAATATCTACAGTACGATTTGGAGCATTGGTGTTTGAGCTTGTTTGTACCAGTGAAGTGAGGCATTTTCAGTTGCATGTAGAGTTATCCTCTTCATGCAGTCGTGCTAGTACATGATGTTTGATGTTTTTGTGCAGGCTCTTGACCTCACTTGCATCACTCAGTTGTTTGCTATGGCATCACTGCATACTCTGCCTAGgtttggccattttattttttctgtttcCTCTGCCTGTGCCTCGAGTAGTCTCTAGTAGTAGTTGCCACGAGATGGGAGTAGAGGGTGAATGATATTTTACTACCTGCTAGCCTAGGCTAGGCTAGGATAGAGGCTAGGCTAGGTTGTAAGGAAGAGAATATGTCAGTGTGATTCTTTATCGGGCAAGATGTAAAATTATTGATATGAGGAAAGAAAAATGAATTCATTCATAAACTCTTGTAAATTTATTGACTAAGATAATGCAGATTTAACTCATTGACCAAGATAATAGACAGAAAAGCAATGCCTAAGAAATCAATATTTGACCATCATAGTTTAGCACTCGAGTAGCTCATGCTTGAAAATGAAAGATACCAGGGGGGGCATTATAGCACACATATGCTAGCCACGAATTTCTACGAATTCGAATGCAATAGAGCAAGCAAACATGTATTTGGAGGAAAAGAAAAAACAGAGGCCTCTTGGACACGAGGGCAGTGAGGCCACAAATTAAAGAGatgcatcctcttcttcttccttttcttcttcttgttgtagaTCACTCCGCCTTGCCTTCTGCGGCTGCATTAAATGGGAGCACGAAAACTTTTTTTAGCACATGCTGCATCAATTCACACGAGGCAAATCGAATCTAAATTCTAGTCCTACTCGTACAAGACAAAGAGAGGGCATGGGCATGCATGCAAAGCCTGATCCAAACTAAACCAACAGAGGCATACTACCAGGCTAGTACTCTATATCCATATGCATTCAAGTCAACTACTAGTAGTATTATTACTAGCTACTCGAGAGAGGGCTCCACACAAAcagtacagagagagagagaaagacgaaGGTTGGGACGCACCTTGGTCGGCCTTGAGGTCCTCTGCCACCTCCACGGCCGTGGCACCGATGACGGACTGCTTGATGCGTGGAGCCACGCCGATAGCGCACCCAAGCATGAGCATCCCGACCGCCATCACCATGCGGTGCGTGCTCGTGACCAGATGAACTTTGGTATCAACATAGTTGGTACTGCAAAATAACATCAACGAGCCGTCAAGCACGAGAAAACTAACCATCTAATCTAACACTTGAGCTTAGTGAGAGAGCGCAAGAGGCATAGGAAAATGGCATGGAAAATTACCCGATTTCCTTCTTAAATCCTTATCTCCTGAAAGATCCCGCGGTCCTTGGCGGCGCGAACGTTGTACTCGTCCCATATACCGCGGGTTGCCCCAAAAGCGTCCTTACGCAGCTGGGACACTCCGCCGCATCCACCACCATGGCTGCAATCATATATCATCGTCGATCGTAAGGTAAGGGGATGCAAAAACACGCGAGCGCAGAGGCCGGCCCGTACGGTAGCGCGCTCGGCGACGAGGAAGCACGAAAAGACGAAAGATGCATGGGCTCTTAGTTCTTACCCGTTGCCAGAGCCGgtgaccgcgccgccgccgcctccgttgGCTGGAGCCCCGCCTCCGGTCGCTTGCCCCCTGCAACGGTCCATCGCACGACAAGGGGTCAGTCTTTCTGTGAAATCATCGAGAAGTTGCATAtcgagaagaaaaagaacaagaagaagagaagaagaagatcttacccgccggagttcgccgccgtcCTTCCGCCGCCGTTGGCCGGAGCACCGTCTCCGCTCGCTCCACCCCTGCAATGGTCGGTCGCGACAAAAGAGTCAGTCTTTGCGCCAAAAGTTGCatcaagaagaagaaaagaaaagaaaaacatggAGGACGAGGGCCGGATCTAACCCGCCGTTCGCCGCCCCTCGTCCATTCGCTGGCCCGCCGCCGTTCGTCTTCGTCGGACCCCTGCATGCATGGAGATAAATATCAGAACTTTCACCATAGGGCCGGGGGATCGACGAGAATCGACGGGATCAAGGAAAAGCCACGCCATCGAAAAGTTGCATCGCGAAGAagaacaggaagaagaagaagaaggaggaagaggagatctTACCTACTGGAGTTTGCGGCGGCCCCGCCGGTCGTCGCACCGCGGCCGGTGGCCGAAGCCTCGCTGACGGTGGTTGGGTCCGCCGAGAACCTTCGCGCGCGCCCGCGCTCCCTGGAACAGAAGCACAAGACGGAGGAGTGAGAAAAGGGCACGGGAAGGGAAGAAgcgacgggaggaggaggaggacaggtTGGTGATTACCCGAGCAAGCCGCGGCGGATGGCGCCGGAGAGGAGGTGGGAGCgggcgcggaggaggacggccatCTCGTTCTCGCCGCTGAAGAAGGGAGGAGGGTGGCGGCGCGGAGAGGGAGGAAGAAAGGAGGAGGTGGTGTGGTCTGTGGAGGGACGGAGGCTCTTGTCTTATAGCCCGTGTGCCTCTCCGTCTCCGCGCGGCCTCCAAATAGAGCTTTTTTTCCAAAGGAAAATTGAACCCGTGGACGGAATCTCTTTCCAAGTTATATTAGGTAAACAAGAACTATGGCTTTATGAACTGATGAAACAAAGGCGGCATGCTTTTCTATCTCTTCGCTGATCTCTCTGACACTTTGCAACGGACCCAAAGACCGGTCGCTTCTTCGTCGCGCCTTAAAATTTGAAATCCCGCCATAAACCCTTTTTCCTTTTGAGAATTTGTCCCGCCACAGCTCCGAGTGAAATTCCGATAGAATGTGGTTGTGGTTTACTATTTTTTTTGTTAGATAGATTATTGATAGAACTGCATACGTGCATCCTCCTCGCAGACAAAATATCTACCATCCATGATTTCAAACGGATGTCCCGTTTATTCGATTCTGTTCGTTTCAGTCGGGTAAACGGACGGCGATCGGCCTTTTTTGTGGTTGCTTTGGCCGTGCCCGTCGACACTTTTGGTCCGTCCGCCGGCCGGCGGCCAAATGTAGACATTTCTTAAACTAAAAAGAAACATTGCATATAATTTATTATAACCAAATAAATCACATAGTACCATAATAATGAATAGCTTCGCAACCGAATAAAAAACACAAATTTTACAACCAAATTTAAATTGTCACGTATACATAAAATAAAGAACTAATACATCTAATAGTTGCCAAGATGAGTTCATATGTGCTCCACCAAGTCATTTTGGAGGTGGGTTAGGGGCTGAAACGCATCGTGCCGCTTTCTTTCTTCCAGGAGAAGAAAGACAAGGCGATCTCGCCCCTGCCGCCAGGGCGTCTTTCTCCGCCGCCGTCcttcggcggctcccctccgcgGACGACCTcgatcgtcggtggtgaggggagtcactggatccacgcgtgtggattgtTTTAGGCATTAGTTTCTTAGGTTTTTGGGTTGTTCATCGTCATGGCTTCGgtggtggtgatggcggcgccgactAATAAATCTTCAGATCCTTCCCCAACGAGGCGATCCGCTTTTGGGGTGGATTTAGAAACCagactgttcaagcaaggatggtgtggcggcgatgacatcctcgtggtggacctgtatcctcgggctccgccgttacgacgacgtttgctccagcgtcggcgtggagcttgggaggtagtccaggagcggatgcagattgtggtctgcatcgacggcaTCGGGAAGATGGTGGATCTGGGTTCGTGgcaggcaggtatggtttcctccacCAACGTCTTAGTTGTgctggggtgccagatctggagttcgatgacgtgtccggggtgttgccctggtctgattcgttcaacggcaatggcttcgcctttattggcgagccaccttggtggtccgcaaagctgcatatcagcaatGGAGCTGCGTCAAGCTCGGGtgtggaggtgatccgtcattttctcctttggtggctgctatggtggtgccagaggcaggtgacggacgttggtgtcaagctcagaggattctttagtcttgtttgtaattttacttcttggctggTGTTCCTGTGTGCAAAGGCTAGCGTTCTGCTGTCTTTTTAGATTTGTCAGGTCGGTATGTACGTGGCTTGTACTATGATGCTTATGATATAAATGAAACACGTGTTACCATGCAAAAAAAGTCATTTTGGAGGTGCGTacgaaattgggtgaactgttcaaatgttgtTGGTTTTTGGTGCTCATGCACAACATTTTCACCCTGAAATTAGAACCCTTGGCTGTAGATGTTGTCACCATGCTCATCCTCTATAATCATGTTCTGCATAATCACACGAGCACTCATCACCTCCCAAAACTTCTCGGTGCTCCATGTTAGTGCATAGTGCCGAACGATAGCCCATCGAGAGGATGCTCCACATCCTTCCTAACACTCTTTTTTTAACATGAAAAGATTTGTATTCGCTTAGCATCATTTCACCCTGAAATTGGAACCCTTGGCCGTAGATGTTTCACCACACTTATCCTCCACAATCATGTTGTGCATAATCACACGAGCACTCATCATCTCCCAAAACTTCTCGGTGCTCCATGTTAGTGCAGAGTGTCGAACGATAGCCCATCGAGATTGAAGGAcactccacatccttcctagcactttTTTTAGCATGAAAAGATTTGTATTCGCTTAGCATCATTTTCACCCTGAAATTGGAACCCTTGGTCGTAGATGTTGTCACCACGCTCATCCTCCACAATCATGTTGTGCATAATCACACGCGCACTCATCATCTCCCAAAACTTCTTGCTGCTCCATGTTAGTGAAGAGTGTCGAACGATAGCCCATCGAGATTGAAGAatgctccacatccttcctagcactttTTTTAACATGAAAAATATTTGTATTCACTTAGCAATATTTTCACCATGAAATTGGAACTATTGGCCGTAGATGTTGTCACCACGCTCATCATCCACCATCATGTTGTGCATAATCACACGAGCACTCATCACCTTCCAAAACTTCTCGATGCTCCATGTTAGTGCATAGTGTCGAACGATAGCTCATCGAGATTGATGGgcgctccacatccttcctagcactc encodes the following:
- the LOC123107504 gene encoding glycine-rich cell wall structural protein 1-like, translated to MAVLLRARSHLLSGAIRRGLLGERGRARRFSADPTTVSEASATGRGATTGGAAANSSRGPTKTNGGGPANGRGAANGGGGASGDGAPANGGGRTAANSGGGQATGGGAPANGGGGGAVTGSGNGHGGGCGGVSQLRKDAFGATRGIWDEYNVRAAKDRGIFQEIRI